A part of Neovison vison isolate M4711 chromosome 8, ASM_NN_V1, whole genome shotgun sequence genomic DNA contains:
- the ELMOD3 gene encoding ELMO domain-containing protein 3 isoform X1, protein MLLCCLIHVIHRNRRGFLKSLVPSLPVTFPRLAVAETSETPETSFSTHRNLLALVMAHGDCLLALSLNDCQEGRQSEKELRDGQVESVCAAYPLPYDKDTGVLRALRGIPISELKNHGILRALTAEANGWQPGVVNAEVLRAQEEWEAVDNIQTEPGSQASVDQPGQLISFSEALQHFQTVDLSSFKKRIQPTIRRTGLAAIRHCLFGPPKLHQGLREERDLVLTIAQCGLDSQDPMHGRVLQTIYKKLTGSKFDCALHGDHWEDLGFQGANPATDLRGAGFLALLHLLYLVMDSKTLLMAQEIFRLSRHHIQQFPFCLMSVNITRITIQALREDSLSRECNRQQKVIPVVNSFYAATFLRLAHVWRTQQKTIADSGFVLKDLEVLAKKSPRRLLKTLEIYLAGVSKGQASLLGAPKCYGPQAPHSKDLTFTGVCDLPPHSSEGTWLI, encoded by the exons ATGCTTCTGTGCTGCCTGATTCACGTCATACACAGAAACAGAAGAGGCTTTCTGAAATCACTAGTACCATCCCTGCCTGTCACCTTCCCAAGGTTGGCTGT agctGAGACTTCGGAGACTCCAGAGACTTCTTTCAGTACTCATAGAAACCTCCTAGCCTTGGTGATGGCACATGGGGACTGTTTACTTGCTCTTAGTCTGAATGACTGCCAAGAAGGAAGACAAAG TGAGAAAGAATTAAGAGATGGACAG GTTGAAAGTGTGTGTGCTGCGTATCCTTTACCATATGACAAGGACACCGGTGTTCTTCGGGCTCTCAGAGGAATTCCT ATCTCAGAGTTGAAGAACCATGGCATCCTCCGGGCCCTGACAGCAGAAGCCAACGGATGGCAGCCAGGTG TTGTGAATGCGGAGGTGCTCAGAGCCCAAGAAGAATGGGAAGCTGTGGACAACATCCAGACAGAGCCAG GGAGCCAGGCCAGTGTAGACCAGCCTGGGCAGCTGATCTCCTTCAGTGAGGCTCTGCAGCATTTCCAGACTGTGGACCTCTCTTCCTTCAAG AAAAGAATCCAGCCAACTATTCGAAGGACGGGGCTCGCTGCCATCCGGCACTGCCTCTTTGGGCCTCCAAAACTCCACCAGGGCCTCCGAGAAGAAAGGGACTTGGTCCTGACCATTGCTCAGT GTGGCCTGGATAGTCAGGACCCAATGCATGGCCGAGTCCTCCAGACCATCTACAAGAAGCTGACTGGCTCCAAGTTTGACTGCGCCCTCCACGGAGACCACTGGGAAGATCTGGGCTTTCAGG GAGCGAATCCAGCCACAGACCTGAGAGGAGCAGGCTTCCTTGCCCTCCTACACCTGCTCTACCTGGTGATGGACTCCAAGACCTTGCTGATGGCCCAGGAGATTTTCCGTCTATCTCGTCACCATATCCAG CAATTCCCCTTCTGTCTGATGTCTGTGAACATCACCCGCATCACAATCCAGGCCTTAAGGGAGGACAGCCTCTCCAG GGAGTGTAACCGGCAGCAGAAGGTGATCCCCGTGGTGAACAGCTTCTATGCCGCCACCTTCCTCCGCCTCGCACATGTCTGGAGGACGCAGCAGAAGACCATCGCTGACTCTGGCTTTGTCCTCAAAg ACTTGGAGGTGTTGGCCAAGAAGAGCCCTAGGCGGCTGCTCAAGACTCTGGAAATCTACCTGGCTGGAGTGTCAAAGGGACAGGCCTCGTTGTTGGGAGCACCGAAGTGCTATGGGCCACAAGCCCCTCACTCCAAGGATCTCACCTTCACAGGCGTGTGTGACCTGCCACCACATTCATCCGAAGGCACGTGGCTGATCTGA
- the ELMOD3 gene encoding ELMO domain-containing protein 3 isoform X3, with translation MNENSCSFHSEKELRDGQVESVCAAYPLPYDKDTGVLRALRGIPISELKNHGILRALTAEANGWQPGVVNAEVLRAQEEWEAVDNIQTEPGSQASVDQPGQLISFSEALQHFQTVDLSSFKKRIQPTIRRTGLAAIRHCLFGPPKLHQGLREERDLVLTIAQCGLDSQDPMHGRVLQTIYKKLTGSKFDCALHGDHWEDLGFQGANPATDLRGAGFLALLHLLYLVMDSKTLLMAQEIFRLSRHHIQQFPFCLMSVNITRITIQALREDSLSRECNRQQKVIPVVNSFYAATFLRLAHVWRTQQKTIADSGFVLKDLEVLAKKSPRRLLKTLEIYLAGVSKGQASLLGAPKCYGPQAPHSKDLTFTGVCDLPPHSSEGTWLI, from the exons ATGAATGAAAACTCTTGCTCTTTCCACAGTGAGAAAGAATTAAGAGATGGACAG GTTGAAAGTGTGTGTGCTGCGTATCCTTTACCATATGACAAGGACACCGGTGTTCTTCGGGCTCTCAGAGGAATTCCT ATCTCAGAGTTGAAGAACCATGGCATCCTCCGGGCCCTGACAGCAGAAGCCAACGGATGGCAGCCAGGTG TTGTGAATGCGGAGGTGCTCAGAGCCCAAGAAGAATGGGAAGCTGTGGACAACATCCAGACAGAGCCAG GGAGCCAGGCCAGTGTAGACCAGCCTGGGCAGCTGATCTCCTTCAGTGAGGCTCTGCAGCATTTCCAGACTGTGGACCTCTCTTCCTTCAAG AAAAGAATCCAGCCAACTATTCGAAGGACGGGGCTCGCTGCCATCCGGCACTGCCTCTTTGGGCCTCCAAAACTCCACCAGGGCCTCCGAGAAGAAAGGGACTTGGTCCTGACCATTGCTCAGT GTGGCCTGGATAGTCAGGACCCAATGCATGGCCGAGTCCTCCAGACCATCTACAAGAAGCTGACTGGCTCCAAGTTTGACTGCGCCCTCCACGGAGACCACTGGGAAGATCTGGGCTTTCAGG GAGCGAATCCAGCCACAGACCTGAGAGGAGCAGGCTTCCTTGCCCTCCTACACCTGCTCTACCTGGTGATGGACTCCAAGACCTTGCTGATGGCCCAGGAGATTTTCCGTCTATCTCGTCACCATATCCAG CAATTCCCCTTCTGTCTGATGTCTGTGAACATCACCCGCATCACAATCCAGGCCTTAAGGGAGGACAGCCTCTCCAG GGAGTGTAACCGGCAGCAGAAGGTGATCCCCGTGGTGAACAGCTTCTATGCCGCCACCTTCCTCCGCCTCGCACATGTCTGGAGGACGCAGCAGAAGACCATCGCTGACTCTGGCTTTGTCCTCAAAg ACTTGGAGGTGTTGGCCAAGAAGAGCCCTAGGCGGCTGCTCAAGACTCTGGAAATCTACCTGGCTGGAGTGTCAAAGGGACAGGCCTCGTTGTTGGGAGCACCGAAGTGCTATGGGCCACAAGCCCCTCACTCCAAGGATCTCACCTTCACAGGCGTGTGTGACCTGCCACCACATTCATCCGAAGGCACGTGGCTGATCTGA
- the ELMOD3 gene encoding ELMO domain-containing protein 3 isoform X4: MTEFRSPDPCHPLPLAPALLDLKGLRFLQVVLTSCLANGESHNRTRASSLVVNAEVLRAQEEWEAVDNIQTEPGSQASVDQPGQLISFSEALQHFQTVDLSSFKKRIQPTIRRTGLAAIRHCLFGPPKLHQGLREERDLVLTIAQCGLDSQDPMHGRVLQTIYKKLTGSKFDCALHGDHWEDLGFQGANPATDLRGAGFLALLHLLYLVMDSKTLLMAQEIFRLSRHHIQQFPFCLMSVNITRITIQALREDSLSRECNRQQKVIPVVNSFYAATFLRLAHVWRTQQKTIADSGFVLKDLEVLAKKSPRRLLKTLEIYLAGVSKGQASLLGAPKCYGPQAPHSKDLTFTGVCDLPPHSSEGTWLI, from the exons ATGACTGAATTCAGAAGTCCAGACCCATGTCACCCGCTGCCACTAGCTCCTGCGCTGCTGGACCTGAAGGGTCTCCGTTTTCTCCAAGTTGTATTGACTTCCTGTCTAGCAAATGGGGAAAGCCACAACAGGACGCGCGCCAGCAGTCTGG TTGTGAATGCGGAGGTGCTCAGAGCCCAAGAAGAATGGGAAGCTGTGGACAACATCCAGACAGAGCCAG GGAGCCAGGCCAGTGTAGACCAGCCTGGGCAGCTGATCTCCTTCAGTGAGGCTCTGCAGCATTTCCAGACTGTGGACCTCTCTTCCTTCAAG AAAAGAATCCAGCCAACTATTCGAAGGACGGGGCTCGCTGCCATCCGGCACTGCCTCTTTGGGCCTCCAAAACTCCACCAGGGCCTCCGAGAAGAAAGGGACTTGGTCCTGACCATTGCTCAGT GTGGCCTGGATAGTCAGGACCCAATGCATGGCCGAGTCCTCCAGACCATCTACAAGAAGCTGACTGGCTCCAAGTTTGACTGCGCCCTCCACGGAGACCACTGGGAAGATCTGGGCTTTCAGG GAGCGAATCCAGCCACAGACCTGAGAGGAGCAGGCTTCCTTGCCCTCCTACACCTGCTCTACCTGGTGATGGACTCCAAGACCTTGCTGATGGCCCAGGAGATTTTCCGTCTATCTCGTCACCATATCCAG CAATTCCCCTTCTGTCTGATGTCTGTGAACATCACCCGCATCACAATCCAGGCCTTAAGGGAGGACAGCCTCTCCAG GGAGTGTAACCGGCAGCAGAAGGTGATCCCCGTGGTGAACAGCTTCTATGCCGCCACCTTCCTCCGCCTCGCACATGTCTGGAGGACGCAGCAGAAGACCATCGCTGACTCTGGCTTTGTCCTCAAAg ACTTGGAGGTGTTGGCCAAGAAGAGCCCTAGGCGGCTGCTCAAGACTCTGGAAATCTACCTGGCTGGAGTGTCAAAGGGACAGGCCTCGTTGTTGGGAGCACCGAAGTGCTATGGGCCACAAGCCCCTCACTCCAAGGATCTCACCTTCACAGGCGTGTGTGACCTGCCACCACATTCATCCGAAGGCACGTGGCTGATCTGA
- the ELMOD3 gene encoding ELMO domain-containing protein 3 isoform X2 — MLLCCLIHVIHRNRRGFLKSLVPSLPVTFPRAETSETPETSFSTHRNLLALVMAHGDCLLALSLNDCQEGRQSEKELRDGQVESVCAAYPLPYDKDTGVLRALRGIPISELKNHGILRALTAEANGWQPGVVNAEVLRAQEEWEAVDNIQTEPGSQASVDQPGQLISFSEALQHFQTVDLSSFKKRIQPTIRRTGLAAIRHCLFGPPKLHQGLREERDLVLTIAQCGLDSQDPMHGRVLQTIYKKLTGSKFDCALHGDHWEDLGFQGANPATDLRGAGFLALLHLLYLVMDSKTLLMAQEIFRLSRHHIQQFPFCLMSVNITRITIQALREDSLSRECNRQQKVIPVVNSFYAATFLRLAHVWRTQQKTIADSGFVLKDLEVLAKKSPRRLLKTLEIYLAGVSKGQASLLGAPKCYGPQAPHSKDLTFTGVCDLPPHSSEGTWLI, encoded by the exons ATGCTTCTGTGCTGCCTGATTCACGTCATACACAGAAACAGAAGAGGCTTTCTGAAATCACTAGTACCATCCCTGCCTGTCACCTTCCCAAG agctGAGACTTCGGAGACTCCAGAGACTTCTTTCAGTACTCATAGAAACCTCCTAGCCTTGGTGATGGCACATGGGGACTGTTTACTTGCTCTTAGTCTGAATGACTGCCAAGAAGGAAGACAAAG TGAGAAAGAATTAAGAGATGGACAG GTTGAAAGTGTGTGTGCTGCGTATCCTTTACCATATGACAAGGACACCGGTGTTCTTCGGGCTCTCAGAGGAATTCCT ATCTCAGAGTTGAAGAACCATGGCATCCTCCGGGCCCTGACAGCAGAAGCCAACGGATGGCAGCCAGGTG TTGTGAATGCGGAGGTGCTCAGAGCCCAAGAAGAATGGGAAGCTGTGGACAACATCCAGACAGAGCCAG GGAGCCAGGCCAGTGTAGACCAGCCTGGGCAGCTGATCTCCTTCAGTGAGGCTCTGCAGCATTTCCAGACTGTGGACCTCTCTTCCTTCAAG AAAAGAATCCAGCCAACTATTCGAAGGACGGGGCTCGCTGCCATCCGGCACTGCCTCTTTGGGCCTCCAAAACTCCACCAGGGCCTCCGAGAAGAAAGGGACTTGGTCCTGACCATTGCTCAGT GTGGCCTGGATAGTCAGGACCCAATGCATGGCCGAGTCCTCCAGACCATCTACAAGAAGCTGACTGGCTCCAAGTTTGACTGCGCCCTCCACGGAGACCACTGGGAAGATCTGGGCTTTCAGG GAGCGAATCCAGCCACAGACCTGAGAGGAGCAGGCTTCCTTGCCCTCCTACACCTGCTCTACCTGGTGATGGACTCCAAGACCTTGCTGATGGCCCAGGAGATTTTCCGTCTATCTCGTCACCATATCCAG CAATTCCCCTTCTGTCTGATGTCTGTGAACATCACCCGCATCACAATCCAGGCCTTAAGGGAGGACAGCCTCTCCAG GGAGTGTAACCGGCAGCAGAAGGTGATCCCCGTGGTGAACAGCTTCTATGCCGCCACCTTCCTCCGCCTCGCACATGTCTGGAGGACGCAGCAGAAGACCATCGCTGACTCTGGCTTTGTCCTCAAAg ACTTGGAGGTGTTGGCCAAGAAGAGCCCTAGGCGGCTGCTCAAGACTCTGGAAATCTACCTGGCTGGAGTGTCAAAGGGACAGGCCTCGTTGTTGGGAGCACCGAAGTGCTATGGGCCACAAGCCCCTCACTCCAAGGATCTCACCTTCACAGGCGTGTGTGACCTGCCACCACATTCATCCGAAGGCACGTGGCTGATCTGA